Within Sphingobium aromaticiconvertens, the genomic segment GCTTCTCCGGCACCGCAAGCGTTAGCTGGGTGTTGCCGGTCCGGCCCGCCGATGGCGAATTGGTCTTCAACACCGACCTGTTCATGACTGCGGACTTCGGCGGCCAGGCGGGGGAAAAGCTGCCGGGCTATCAGCTGGCCAATGCCCGGTTGGATTGGCGCGGGATCGGGGGAACGGGACTGGATCTCGGCCTGTTCGTCAAGAATGTCTTCAATGAGGATTATTATTCGGCGTCGAGCGTTCTTCTGCCTTCGTTCCCGACCAGTTCGGTCTATGCGGGCGAACCCAGGACCTGGGGCGTGACCGGGAAATATTCCTTCTGATCGACCGACAAACAGGCCGATCAAGGCGTTATGCAGGCCGGGGCGTTCGATGCGTCCCGGCCTGTCTGTCGACAGGTCTTGCAGCGGCCAAAGCGCCTTAGGGTGGGGCAGCAAAAAAGTCGCGGGGAGGATCGGAGCATCCATGAAACTCGGTATATGCAGCATGTGGGGAGAGAGCCTGGATGCCTTTCGCGAGGAAGTCAGGCTGGCGTCGGACCTTGGCTTTGAACTGGTCACCGTCGGGGATTCGCCGGCCGGCTGGCATGAGTTGTATGTTTCGCTGACGCTTGCGGCGCTGGAGGCACCGGAAGCCATATTGGCGCCATTGGTGACATCGCCCTTCATGCGTCATCCGCTTGTCACGGCTGCCGCTCTCAGCAGTCTCGACGATCTGTCCGGCGGTCGGGTCGCGCTGGGGCTGGCGACAGGCGGCAGCACGGTGATGGCGATTGGCCGTCCTCCTGCAACACAGAAGGAGATCCGCGCCGAATTCGCTGCGCTGCGAGGTTTGTTTTCCGGCGATGCGGTCGAATGGAACGGGACGGCGGTCAAGCCGCTGCGCTTCGCCCGACCGATTCCGATTTATTATTCCGCTTTCGGCCCCAAGGCGCTGACGCTTGCGGGGGAGCAGGCAGACGGTGTGATCCTGTTCGCAGGCGAAAAGCATCTCGAGGGTCTCAAGGACCGGATCGCCGCGGTTCGTGCTGCGGCGGCGGAAGCTGGCCGCGATCCGGCTGCGATCGACATCTGGGTCGTGTCCTTCGCTTCAATCCGACCGAGCCGGGCGGAGGCGATCGACGACCTGAAGGCCTTTATCGTCGTCAATGGCATGGCATTTCGTACGCCCGAGGCGCTGGCGCAGGTGCCTACCCAGTTTCGCGGCAAAATCGATGCATTGCATGACCGCTATGACGCGACCGAGCATGTCGTCGTTGGCGGCCGGAATGTGGCGCTGATGGAGGAATTGGGGCTGACGGAGTTTCTGGCGGACTTTGATACTTTGGCGGGGCCAGTGGAATCCGCGACCGCGATGTTGCAGGAGCTTGACGCGATGGGCGTCTCCACCTTCATCGCGGCCTTGCCGGGCCATGCAGCGCCGCTGGAGACGATCAAGGGCTTGGCCGATGCGCGGAGGGCGATGTGACACTGGACCGGCTTTGTCAGAGTGACATGAAAGCTGGCGATGTTGCCGGACTGCTGACTTCGCGACCGCTGGTCGACATGATGACAGCAGCAGAGGCCATGACGCTCGCGGGGCACGGCAAGCGGGTGACCTACTCGCGCAAGGTTTTCATTCCGCTCACAAAATTATGCCGTGACGTCTGTCATTATTGCACCTTTGCGACCACGCCGGCGCATGTGGCGGATGCATATCTCAGCCCGGATGAGGTGCTGGCGATTGCGCGGGCGGGTGTGGCGGCGGGGTGTCACGAGGCGTTGTTCACGTTGGGGGACCGTCCAGAAGAACGTTATTCTGCCGCGCGTGATGCGCTGGCACGGCTGGGCCATAGCTCGACACTTTCCTATCTGGCCGAGATGGCCGAACTTGTGTTGCGTGAAACAGGGTTGCTGCCCCACCTCAATCCCGGGCTGATGAATGCCGCCGATTATGCGATGCTACGGCCCCATGCAGCGTCCATGGGCATCATGCTGGAAAGCAGCGCCGAAAGTCTGTGTGTACGCGGTGGCGCGCATTTCGGGTCGCCTGACAAGGAGCCGACGCGACGGCTGGCGGCGATTGCAGAGGCGGGGCACGCGAAGGTGCCTTTCACGACTGGCTTGCTCATCGGCATCGGCGAGACGCGCTGGGATCAAATCGACGCCCTGGTGGCGATCCGCGACCTGCATCGCCTTCATGGCCATATCCAGGAAGTCATCATCCAGAATTTCCGTGCCAAGCGGGGGACAAGGATGGCGACGCATCAGGAACCTACGCTCAACGATCATCTCTGGGCAATTGCCGCAGCGCGACTGATCCTGGGACCGGACATGACGATCCAGGCGCCGCCCAATCTGCATGACCGTGTCGATCTGGCGCCGCTCATCCGGGCCGGGGTCAATGACTGGGGTGGTGTGTCTCCGGTTACGCCTGATCATGTCAATCCCGAAGCGCCCTGGCCGCATCTGGAGATATTGGAGGGCGCGACCCAGGCGGCGGGGCGGAGGCTTACCCAACGTCTCGCCATTGGTCCTCGCTATGCGCTGGCGGCGCATGACTGGGCGGCCCCTGCGATCGCGACACAGGTTCTGCGCGCGATTGATGCGCGCGGCCTGCCCAAGCTGGACGACTGGGCGGCCGGGCGTGGTGACGCCGCGCCGGATTTGATGGTGGGAAAGGCAGATGGTGCCTCTGCCCAGTTTCAGTCGATCCTTGATCGTGCGGAGGGTGGAGAGAGGCTGAGCGAAGGGGAGATCGTGACCCTGTTCGATGCCGAAGGGGACGATCTGGCCGCCATCATCATGCAGGCGGACCGATTGCGTCGCCAGACAGCCGGCGACACGCTGAGCTATGCCGTCAACCGCAACATTAATTACACCAATATCTGCCTCTACAAATGCGGCTTTTGTGCTTTTTCCAAGGGCAGTACCAAGGCGATGCGCGGTCCCGCCTACCGGCTCGATATGGCCGAGGTCGGACGGCGTGCGGCAGAAGCCTGGGATCGCGGAGCGACCGAAGTGTGCCTTCAGGGGGGGATCCATCCCGATTATGACGGCAACACCTATCTGGACGTGCTAAGGACCGTGCGCCAAGCAGCGCCCGACATCCACATCCACGCCTTCTCTCCCCTGGAAGTGACGCATGGCGCGCGCACGCTGGGTTTGCTGTTGGAAGATTATCTGGCCCAGCTCAAAAGCGCCGGGCTGTCGACCCTGCCGGGTACGGCGGCCGAGATACTGGACCCGGAAATCCGCGACATTATCTGTGCGGATAAAGTGACGGCGAACGAATGGATCGAAGTGATGCGCGTTGCCCACGGGATCGGCCTACGCAGCACCGCGACGATCATGTTCGGTCATGTCGAACAATATCGCCACTGGGCGCGGCACCTGCTGCGTATCCGGGCGCTTCAGGAACAGACTGGTGGCTTTACCGAATTTGTGCCGCTCCCCTTCGTTCACATGGAAGCCCCGATCTGGCGCAAGGGGCTGGCGCGGTCCGGGCCCAGCTATCGTGAATCCGTATTGATGCACGCTATCGCGCGGATCGTCCTGCATCCGGTCATCACCAATATACAGGTGTCGTGGGTAAAAATGGGGCCAGAGGGCGCGGCAGCGATCCTCGACGCCGGGGCCAATGACATGGGTGGCACATTGATGGATGAATCGATCACGCGCGCAGCGGGTGGCGTCAATGGCCAGGAATTTGGTCCGGCAGAGATGCGCGCACTCGCGGCGTCGGTAGGTCGGCCGGTGCGCCAACGGACTACCCTCTACCAAGACGTGCCGGACAGAACTGCGACCGGCTTCGTGGCCGCCCAATCGGAGGATTGACTATGACTTTCCCGACCATCGCCGTGGTCGGCGGCACCGGCAATCTGGGCGCGGCAATCGCCTGGCGCCTGGCGCGCGCAGGTTATCCCGTCATCATCGGCTCGCGCGGTGCGGAGAGCGCGGAGAAGGCTGCGGCCGAACTTGGCCATGGACTGCGCGGCGCAACCAATGCCGATGCGGCGTCAGCGGCGGAGATCGTCATTGTCACGGTGCCGTTCGCAGCGCAGGACTCGACTCTTGCAGGTATCGCGCCTCATGTGGTGGGCAAGCTGGTAGTCGACACGACCGTGCCGCTGGTCCCGCCCAAGGTGATGCGTGTGCAACTGCCCGCTGAAGGATCAGCCGCGCTCAAGGCACAGGCCGTTCTTGGGGAAGGCGTCACACTGGTTTCGGCGTTCCACAATGTCGCCGCGCACAAGCTGGCCAAGGATGTCGACGTGGGCTGCGACGTGCTCGTCTTTGGTGACGACAAGGCGGCGCGAGGGCGGGTCGTGGCGCTGGCCGACGCGATGGGTCTGCGCGGATTGCACGGCGGCGCACTGGCCAATTCGGCAGCTGCGGAGGCAATGACGTCGATCCTGATCTTCCTGAACAAGACCTATAAGGTTGATGGCGCGGGCATTCGTATCACGGGCGACCTTGTTCCAATTGAGGAATGACGATTCGTCCTGAACGAGGGCCATCCCGCTGACCGGCATTGGCGACGTTCAACCGGGCGAAGGTTTATCGTGAATCGTCGCTTTTATCCCGCCGATCCTTCCGACGGGAAGGTGCGATAGACTCTCGAGGGTTGAAACTCCGCCTAATCAATAATCGCGGTAATGGGAGGGATATATGAAACTCAACATCGGTGTGCCCAACAGCATGCATGTCGCGGCGATGACCCAGACTTGGGAACATGCGCTGACGGGCGACGATATTGGCAATGCACTTAAAGTTGCGGATGACTTGGGTTTCAACAAGTGCATGTTGGGCGAACATTTCATCATCCCGCAGGAGCATATTGCGTTATCGGGCGACCATTATGTCCATGGCACGGTAGCGCTGTCCTTTCTGGCGGGGCGTACAGCGAAGATGAAGCTGAGTTCTTCC encodes:
- a CDS encoding LLM class flavin-dependent oxidoreductase, which encodes MKLGICSMWGESLDAFREEVRLASDLGFELVTVGDSPAGWHELYVSLTLAALEAPEAILAPLVTSPFMRHPLVTAAALSSLDDLSGGRVALGLATGGSTVMAIGRPPATQKEIRAEFAALRGLFSGDAVEWNGTAVKPLRFARPIPIYYSAFGPKALTLAGEQADGVILFAGEKHLEGLKDRIAAVRAAAAEAGRDPAAIDIWVVSFASIRPSRAEAIDDLKAFIVVNGMAFRTPEALAQVPTQFRGKIDALHDRYDATEHVVVGGRNVALMEELGLTEFLADFDTLAGPVESATAMLQELDAMGVSTFIAALPGHAAPLETIKGLADARRAM
- the cofH gene encoding 5-amino-6-(D-ribitylamino)uracil--L-tyrosine 4-hydroxyphenyl transferase CofH; protein product: MKAGDVAGLLTSRPLVDMMTAAEAMTLAGHGKRVTYSRKVFIPLTKLCRDVCHYCTFATTPAHVADAYLSPDEVLAIARAGVAAGCHEALFTLGDRPEERYSAARDALARLGHSSTLSYLAEMAELVLRETGLLPHLNPGLMNAADYAMLRPHAASMGIMLESSAESLCVRGGAHFGSPDKEPTRRLAAIAEAGHAKVPFTTGLLIGIGETRWDQIDALVAIRDLHRLHGHIQEVIIQNFRAKRGTRMATHQEPTLNDHLWAIAAARLILGPDMTIQAPPNLHDRVDLAPLIRAGVNDWGGVSPVTPDHVNPEAPWPHLEILEGATQAAGRRLTQRLAIGPRYALAAHDWAAPAIATQVLRAIDARGLPKLDDWAAGRGDAAPDLMVGKADGASAQFQSILDRAEGGERLSEGEIVTLFDAEGDDLAAIIMQADRLRRQTAGDTLSYAVNRNINYTNICLYKCGFCAFSKGSTKAMRGPAYRLDMAEVGRRAAEAWDRGATEVCLQGGIHPDYDGNTYLDVLRTVRQAAPDIHIHAFSPLEVTHGARTLGLLLEDYLAQLKSAGLSTLPGTAAEILDPEIRDIICADKVTANEWIEVMRVAHGIGLRSTATIMFGHVEQYRHWARHLLRIRALQEQTGGFTEFVPLPFVHMEAPIWRKGLARSGPSYRESVLMHAIARIVLHPVITNIQVSWVKMGPEGAAAILDAGANDMGGTLMDESITRAAGGVNGQEFGPAEMRALAASVGRPVRQRTTLYQDVPDRTATGFVAAQSED
- the npdG gene encoding NADPH-dependent F420 reductase; this translates as MTFPTIAVVGGTGNLGAAIAWRLARAGYPVIIGSRGAESAEKAAAELGHGLRGATNADAASAAEIVIVTVPFAAQDSTLAGIAPHVVGKLVVDTTVPLVPPKVMRVQLPAEGSAALKAQAVLGEGVTLVSAFHNVAAHKLAKDVDVGCDVLVFGDDKAARGRVVALADAMGLRGLHGGALANSAAAEAMTSILIFLNKTYKVDGAGIRITGDLVPIEE